One region of Paenibacillus polymyxa M1 genomic DNA includes:
- a CDS encoding S-layer homology domain-containing protein yields the protein MSKFKSFCLTYLAVIVLFGTWTWSFSESTVYATSSPAPSVTDAVYATETTVTSWTNPSKQGQSVTFSIKTISTPQITKDLTGSVILMDGTDILDTLTMRPNGIANGYATATYTTSDLSVGSHPITAIYSGDARFAPSTSEPYVQVVNASTPTTTPSLRPTVTTVLSSPNPSSHGQEVRFSVRTTSNPQTSGDLTGTVILMDGTNILGTLTMEPVGISNGYANAYYTTSNLSVGSHPITAIYSGDVRFAPSTSEAYIQVVNGDAGTGGTGSTSGTGATTGNDSSSSNKKDKKDNADSSDSSFSSETTTSSSPSVSTTDVPTPEIMPVEQSEVAHEKYITGYQDGTFRPDQSITRAETAAMMARIMKLETKEGSTTYKDVPNMYWAKDSIIALTTQHLMNGYADGTFRPEQPITRAEMAAILASWKQLKGTQTAASPYTDIEKHWARDSIVALANAGWITGYNDNSFQPNKYITRVETVTILNTILKRGPLEGTIQATWKDVPVDYWAFKNIEEASRTHTSTINSEGTETFVK from the coding sequence ATGAGTAAATTCAAGTCTTTTTGTTTAACTTATCTTGCTGTTATCGTCTTATTTGGAACCTGGACATGGAGTTTTTCCGAGAGTACTGTGTATGCAACCTCCTCACCAGCACCTAGTGTAACGGATGCTGTGTATGCTACTGAAACCACGGTAACGAGTTGGACAAATCCTTCTAAACAAGGTCAATCCGTAACGTTTAGCATCAAAACCATCTCAACCCCACAAATTACGAAAGATTTAACCGGCTCGGTTATCCTTATGGACGGTACGGATATATTAGATACGCTGACGATGAGGCCAAATGGCATTGCGAATGGATATGCCACTGCGACCTACACCACAAGCGATTTAAGTGTGGGAAGTCATCCGATTACTGCTATATATAGTGGGGATGCTCGATTTGCCCCCAGTACATCTGAGCCTTACGTTCAGGTCGTAAATGCATCTACACCTACGACTACACCTTCACTGAGACCTACAGTAACTACAGTACTGAGTTCGCCAAATCCGTCTAGTCACGGCCAAGAAGTAAGGTTTAGCGTGAGGACAACTTCGAACCCACAAACTTCGGGCGATTTAACCGGAACAGTCATCCTTATGGACGGCACGAATATATTAGGTACGCTGACGATGGAGCCAGTGGGCATTTCGAATGGTTATGCCAATGCGTACTACACTACAAGCAACTTAAGTGTGGGAAGCCACCCGATTACTGCTATATACAGTGGAGATGTTCGATTCGCGCCGAGTACCTCTGAAGCGTATATACAGGTTGTAAACGGAGATGCAGGCACTGGTGGTACTGGAAGTACGAGCGGAACCGGTGCTACTACTGGTAACGACAGCAGCAGTAGTAATAAAAAAGATAAGAAGGATAACGCGGATAGCAGTGATTCATCTTTTTCCAGTGAAACAACCACATCTTCATCACCATCGGTTTCAACAACGGATGTACCGACTCCGGAAATCATGCCCGTAGAGCAATCCGAGGTTGCGCATGAAAAATATATAACGGGTTATCAGGATGGTACATTCCGACCGGACCAGTCCATTACACGAGCTGAAACCGCCGCGATGATGGCTAGAATTATGAAGCTGGAGACAAAAGAAGGCTCAACGACATACAAAGATGTACCTAACATGTATTGGGCAAAGGATTCGATTATAGCGCTTACGACACAGCACCTCATGAATGGATATGCAGATGGAACATTTCGGCCAGAGCAACCCATTACCCGTGCAGAAATGGCAGCAATACTCGCATCCTGGAAGCAGCTTAAAGGTACACAAACCGCAGCGTCTCCCTATACCGATATCGAAAAGCATTGGGCAAGAGATTCCATTGTAGCGCTAGCTAATGCAGGATGGATTACCGGTTATAACGACAACAGCTTCCAACCCAATAAATATATAACACGAGTAGAGACTGTTACCATTTTGAACACTATCTTAAAGCGAGGACCCCTGGAAGGAACAATTCAGGCTACTTGGAAGGATGTACCAGTAGATTACTGGGCATTCAAAAATATTGAAGAAGCGTCTCGTACCCATACTTCAACCATCAATTCAGAGGGTACAGAAACTTTCGTAAAATAA
- a CDS encoding helix-turn-helix domain-containing protein has protein sequence MNSNSLSLIYQHYLEKTPFRKQNEHTYMMLPEAGNGHIYRVTTYSGIEIVYSHIQYHGPYPTNFASRGQMIELQFALSGQRHVNIAGLDYTLPSGRGALIFLQDFKARFHPPVNEQYQSFALGIPVSLFNYAASQLAARRQVAIEFNQILKGAAFHHFGFELDHRSIVMIEHLIKDLKSVHRSPLLMEAAALEILNRLMIQLFDLTPMPEGLSKEDVRKLLMARQILESSMIDPPSLIALSKKVGLNDFKLKKGFKACFGTTVFEYLRQIRLDYAMKLLRSQESNVTEAAMAVGYSNVSAFSEQFFREYGVKPSSLKKVF, from the coding sequence TTTAGAAAACAAAACGAGCATACCTATATGATGTTACCAGAAGCGGGTAACGGACATATTTACCGAGTTACAACTTACAGCGGAATCGAGATTGTGTATTCGCACATTCAATATCACGGGCCTTACCCGACGAACTTTGCTTCCAGAGGACAAATGATTGAACTTCAATTTGCACTTTCGGGGCAACGTCATGTGAATATAGCTGGTCTGGACTATACACTCCCGTCGGGGCGGGGGGCTCTTATTTTTTTACAGGATTTCAAAGCACGCTTCCATCCTCCGGTTAACGAACAATACCAATCATTTGCACTTGGCATTCCTGTTTCGTTGTTTAATTATGCGGCTTCACAGTTGGCGGCTCGTCGACAGGTAGCTATTGAATTTAATCAAATTCTGAAGGGGGCTGCATTCCATCACTTTGGTTTTGAACTGGATCACAGAAGTATAGTGATGATTGAACATTTGATCAAAGACTTGAAAAGTGTGCATAGATCGCCTTTATTAATGGAAGCAGCAGCACTAGAGATTTTAAATCGACTTATGATTCAATTATTTGATTTAACCCCCATGCCCGAAGGCTTATCTAAAGAAGATGTCAGAAAGTTGCTTATGGCTCGGCAAATCCTTGAATCCAGCATGATTGATCCTCCTTCACTGATCGCATTATCCAAAAAAGTAGGATTAAACGATTTTAAATTAAAAAAAGGATTCAAAGCATGTTTTGGAACGACTGTATTTGAATATTTGCGCCAAATTCGTCTCGATTATGCGATGAAGCTGCTTCGAAGCCAGGAGAGCAATGTAACAGAAGCTGCGATGGCTGTAGGGTACAGCAATGTGAGTGCATTTTCAGAGCAATTTTTCCGGGAATACGGAGTGAAACCATCATCCTTGAAGAAAGTATTTTAA
- a CDS encoding methyl-accepting chemotaxis protein, with protein sequence MKTKIGSIMKVRSLRTKLTIMCLIILIVPTFVIGISSYVVSKNEMNESGKVALKNSVQMVIGMISFLNGQVEAGNLTLEEAQEKLRIELLGVKDANNKRPVKIKYTVGKTGYPWAVNQDAVSVMNPSNEGQDLINAVSKDGVHVGKEFVEAGTNGGGFVTYKWALPGTDQVETKISYVERDPYWGWIIGSGAYFNEFNSGATKVLYIVLIITTIAVILGAIIVSFVSGRFTKPIIMIAKRLNAVADGDLTVEEVKMNSKDEVGELAQDFNHMIKNIRYLIGEVNLSTKQVAASSKELTLGAEHTGQATEHITIAIQESAAGAKEQQLMLQKTTSSLEEISIGMQRITDSSLTIAESSADAMEMASLGGTAVQHTVKQMDLINHSVNETDAVMRMLDERTQQIDTMLHAITDIAQQTNLLALNASIEAARAGEEGRGFSVVASEVRKLAEQSNQSSGQISELIQNMRKDMEHSLKTMERVKQDVDSGIKIANETEQQFKKIVASTNHIAQQTEELASITEQITASVQEISASGENVSSLALQAADNSQNIAASAEEQLASMQQITSLATTLSDMSQKLQDLTVKFKY encoded by the coding sequence AACGAAGTTAACCATAATGTGCTTGATTATTTTAATTGTACCCACATTCGTGATTGGAATCAGTTCTTATGTTGTTTCCAAGAATGAAATGAATGAATCAGGCAAAGTAGCACTTAAGAATAGTGTGCAAATGGTAATTGGTATGATTAGTTTCCTCAATGGGCAAGTCGAAGCCGGTAATTTAACATTGGAAGAAGCACAGGAAAAACTGCGCATCGAGCTGCTCGGTGTAAAAGATGCTAATAACAAAAGACCGGTTAAGATTAAATATACTGTAGGTAAAACAGGTTATCCGTGGGCAGTCAACCAAGATGCCGTTTCAGTGATGAACCCTTCAAATGAAGGCCAGGATTTAATAAATGCCGTATCGAAAGACGGTGTGCATGTGGGAAAAGAGTTTGTAGAAGCCGGTACAAACGGCGGGGGATTCGTCACTTATAAATGGGCTTTACCTGGTACAGATCAAGTGGAGACGAAAATTTCGTACGTTGAAAGGGATCCTTATTGGGGATGGATCATCGGCTCTGGAGCATATTTTAACGAATTTAACAGCGGGGCGACCAAGGTCCTTTATATTGTCCTGATTATTACGACTATTGCAGTTATTCTGGGAGCAATTATCGTAAGCTTTGTTTCGGGACGTTTTACGAAGCCTATTATCATGATTGCAAAGCGGCTTAACGCAGTTGCGGACGGTGATTTAACGGTCGAAGAAGTCAAAATGAATTCAAAAGATGAGGTTGGCGAGCTGGCACAGGATTTCAATCATATGATTAAAAATATTAGATATTTGATCGGTGAAGTAAATCTCTCCACAAAGCAGGTAGCAGCTTCCTCGAAAGAATTAACCCTTGGAGCAGAGCACACTGGACAGGCAACCGAGCATATTACCATTGCGATTCAGGAATCGGCGGCCGGTGCGAAGGAGCAGCAACTGATGCTCCAGAAGACAACCAGCTCGCTTGAAGAAATTTCAATAGGCATGCAGCGGATCACGGATAGCTCCTTGACTATTGCTGAATCGTCTGCAGACGCGATGGAGATGGCGAGCCTTGGCGGTACTGCTGTACAACATACGGTGAAGCAAATGGACTTGATTAACCATTCCGTCAATGAAACCGATGCGGTTATGAGAATGCTGGATGAACGCACTCAACAGATCGACACGATGCTACATGCCATTACGGATATCGCACAGCAGACCAATCTGCTTGCCTTAAATGCTTCGATTGAGGCTGCCCGTGCAGGCGAAGAAGGCCGCGGTTTCTCCGTAGTTGCTTCAGAGGTAAGAAAGCTGGCCGAACAATCGAACCAGTCTTCCGGGCAGATTTCCGAGTTGATTCAGAATATGCGCAAAGATATGGAGCATTCGCTTAAGACCATGGAACGCGTAAAACAGGATGTAGACTCCGGCATTAAAATTGCCAATGAGACGGAGCAGCAGTTTAAGAAAATTGTGGCGTCCACCAATCATATCGCACAGCAAACGGAAGAGCTCGCGAGCATCACGGAGCAAATAACCGCAAGTGTCCAGGAGATTTCAGCGAGCGGAGAGAACGTATCCAGTCTGGCGCTTCAAGCAGCGGACAACTCGCAGAATATTGCAGCGTCTGCAGAAGAGCAGCTGGCTTCGATGCAGCAGATCACCAGCCTGGCAACGACCTTGTCGGATATGTCACAAAAGTTACAAGATCTAACGGTCAAATTTAAATACTAA